TTAAGCTCGGTCGGGCTTCGGAAGCCCAGCCGCCAAAGGTCCTCGGCCGTTTTAGGGCCGACGTTGGGGAGGGTCCGGAACCGCTTCAGGACGGACGCCCGCTCCATCAATTCCCCCCGCCGGCCTGGATCGGGTCGAGGCGGACGGCGACCTTGCCGCTATAGGCCTTGCCGTTGACGGTCAGCTTGACGGCATAAACGCCCGGCTCGGCGGTTTGGCCGCCGCCGGCGCGCCCGGCGTAGCCGCCGCCCATCATGCCGCCGCGCCCAAGCAGCGGCTGGATCAGTCGTTGGATCTCGGTGACCTTGCGGAAGTTCGCTCCGAAGGCCTCGAGCTGCTTGGCCGCGTCCCTCAAAGTCGTCTTGGCGGCCTCGCTAAGGTCGGACCGAAGAAGTCCGCCCTCGATCTGTTTTTTGAGAGTGCCTGCCAGGTTCTGGGCCGTCGGCGTAGGCGGGTCGAAGCGCAAGTCCCAAACCACCCGGTTGACGCCCGCGTCGGCCGCGTCCAGGATGAACGTCGTCTTGAGCGTTCCGGTGGCGTCGGTGATTTCCATGGTCGCCGGAGCCTGCGGCTTGTCTTTAAGATAGAAGTGGAGGAGAGCCCCGGAGGGCGGGTTTTCGCCCTTGAAGAAGAGGTCACCCCGGCCGTAGCCGCCCCGCTGGATGCTGAGCCACCGCGTGCCCGGTTTATTGCCTTCGAACAGCGCGGCGTCCTGGGCCAGGACGGCGTCGGTCGCCTGGCGCAGCCCGGTGATGTCGTCCAGGATCCAAAAGCCGCGGCCGTGGGTGGCGGCGATCAGGTCGTTGTCGCGGGGATGGATCAGCAGGTCGTGGACCGCGACCGTGGGCAGGTTGAGGTTCAGGGACGACCAGCTCTGGCCGCCGTTGCGGCTGACGAAGGCTCCGAACTCGGTGCCCAGAAAAAGCAGATTCTTGGCCTTGAGGTCCTCGCGGATGACATAGACGGGCTGGCCGTCCGGAATGCCCGCGGAAGCCGCCGTCCAGGTCTTGCCGAAGTCGGCGGTTTTGAAAACATAGGGGTGGAAATCGTCCGAACGGTGCCCGTCGAAGGCGACGAAGCAGGTGCCCTCGTCGAAGTGCGAGGCCTCGACCCGGCTGCACCACAGCCCGGCCGGTACGCCCTTGATGGCCGGTCGGACGTTGGCCCAGGTGACTCCGCCGTCGCGGGTCATCTGGACGTTGCCGTCGTCCGTGCCCACCCAGATCAGCCCGGGCGTCAGGGGCGATTCGGAGATGGTGATGATCGTGCCGTATGTTTCGGCCCCGGTCACGTCCGGGGTGATGCCGCCGGTCGGCTTGGCGGGGGCGTATTTGCTCTTGTCGTTGGTCGTCAGGTCGGGGCTGATGAGCATCCAATGATCGCCCCGATCCACCGATTTGAAGAGGTGATTGCCGCCGAAGAAAACCGTGCGCGGGTTGTGGGGCGAAAGGACGATAGGCGTGCTCCAGTTGAAGCGGAAGACGCTTGTCCGTCCCTGCCCGGCCGCGGTCTGGGGGGAGCCCGCGGCGCCGGCCGCACCGCCCCGGGCGCCGGCCTGGGGCTTGGCCGGAGGCTGTGGCGCCTGCGCGCCGCGCTGACCGGCGGCCGGCTGGGCCGGAGCGTCCGGGAAGTACTGCTTGTAGTTGGCGATATTGCCCTGGGAGGGCCGAATGCTCTTGGCTTCCCGGGTCTCGACGTTGACCCGCTGGACGGAGCCGCCCTGGCTCTCGCCGTAGAGCGTCCGCCAGTCGGTCGGATCGTTCTGGGTGTGGAATCCGTCGCCGCCCCCGACGTTGAACCAGAAGTCGGTCAGGATGGTCCCTTCCCGGCTCATCGACGGGCCGCCCCAGGTTCCGTTGTCCTGCAGGCCGCCGTAGACATAGTAGGGATCGCGCATGTCGGCGCTGACGGCGTAGAACTGGCTGACGCAGAGATTGTCATAGAAGAGCCAGGTCTTGCCGTGGTCATAGGTGATCGAGGCGCCGCCGTCCTGGCCGACGTAGAAGCGGTTCTTGTTGGCCGGATCAAGCCACATGGCGTGGAAGTCGGGGTGCAGGCCGCCGATCGTCGACCAGGTCTTGCCGCTGTCGGCCGAGAAATTCAGGCTGGTGTTGAGGAAATAAACCCATTTGTCCTCGACCGGGTTGATGTAGATGTGGCTATAGTAGAACGGCCGGTTGTTCAGCCGGTTCTGGTAGGACCAGGTGGCGCCGCCGTCCTCGGACCGGTAGATGCCCGTGCCCAGTTTGGTCATGTCGTCGTACTCGGGGTTGGGCTTGGACTCGGTTCCGGACAGGATCGTCTGCCGGGGCTGGAAGCCGTGCTCCACGACGGCCATCAGGATCTTGGGATTGGACCGCGAGACGGCCAAGCCGATGCGGCCGACGTCCCCGGCCGGGAGCCCCTTGGTCAGCTTGGTCCAGGTGGCGCCGCCGTCGGTCGTCTTGAAGATGCCGCCGTTCGGCCCGCCCGAGTCGAACCGCCAAGGTAGGCGCAGCCGCTCCCAGAACGAGACGTAGAGGACGTTGGGATCGACCGGGTCCATGACCAGATCGATGGCGCCGGTCTTGCCGTCGTTGGGCAGGCCGCCGGCCAGCTTGGTCCAGGTCTTGCCGCCGTCGGCCGTCTTGAACAGCCCCCGGTCGCCCGTGAAGCCCCAGGGGTGGCCTGAAGCCGCGGCGTAGACGATATCGGGATTCGTCGGGTGGGTCAGGACGCGCCCGATCGTCTGGGTCGTCTCCAGTCCCGTACGGACAAACGTCTTGCCGCCGTCCGTTGATTTATAGATGCCGTCGCCCCAGGCGATGCTGTTGCGGGCGCATTCCTCGCCGGTGCCGACCCAGATGAGGTCCGGGTTCTTCTGGAAGACGGCGACGTCGCCGATCGAGGCGGAGCCGTATTTGTCGAAGATGGGCTCCCAGGTGGTCCCCGCGTTGATCGACTTGAAGACGCCGCCGGAGGCCGAGGCGACCAGGACGAAGCTGAAGTCGTTGTCCAGGGCTTCGAAGTCGGAGATGCGGCCGACCATGTTGGCCGGGCCGATGGATCGCCACTTCAGGTGCTTGATCAGGCTCGACTCGTTGACGGCCGGAGCGTTCTGAGCCGAAAACGCGCCGCTGAAGGCCAGGACGAGGATGACGGCTGCGACCGCCCGAACGGTGGCTCTTCGTGTTGTCATGGGGAGACCTCCTGGAAGATGCGCCCGGAGCCCATCGATCGGCCTCGCGGGTTTATTCCAGGCGATTATATGTAATTAGGCCAATCGGAGTCCACCCGCTGACTAGACGCCGGCTTGCCCCGGCGGCCGCACGCCGCGTCCGACCCGGCCCGTCAAGGCGTCGCCCAGCTCTTGGCGCGCCTTTTCGGCCAAGGCCTGCAAGTCCTTGACGACGTCGGGATGGCTCGCGGCGACGTCCGTCGTCTCGCCGATGTCCGACTCGAGGTCGTAAAGCTCCAGCCCGGTCTTCCCCTGGGCATAAGGTCCCGGGAATCCATTTTGGCCCGGATCGACGCCCCGATAGGACCGGTAGACGTGGGGGAAATGGAGCTTCCAGCGGCCTTGCCGGACCGCCTGCAGCTCGCGGCCGTAATAGAAAAAGAAGTGGTCGCGGGGCACGGCCTTCTCGTCGCCGGCCAGGATCGGCACCAGGCTGACGCCGTCGATCGGCTGCGGCGGCAACGGGGCGCCGACGATCTCCGCCAGCGTTGGCAGGATGTCGATCGTCGAGGCGATCAGGCTGATGGTGCGTCCAGCGGGGATCCGGCCCGGCCAACGCATCAAGCAAGGTACCCGGGCTCCTCCCTCCCACATCGTCCCTTTGCCCTCGCGAAGCGGCCCCGCCGACCCCGAGCTGGTCCCGAAGTTCAGCCAGGGGCCGTTGTCACTGGCAAAAACAACCAGGGTGTTCTCGTCCAACTTGA
This Candidatus Aminicenantes bacterium DNA region includes the following protein-coding sequences:
- a CDS encoding sulfatase-like hydrolase/transferase, translated to MTRFENRGLAPRTYHVKWERPGQDHRSGARTVETIGSLAQMDALTTRYTERAVRFIEANRERPFFLYLAHSMPHTPLGVSDKFRGRSRQGPYGDVMMEIDWSAGRLFETLHRLKLDENTLVVFASDNGPWLNFGTSSGSAGPLREGKGTMWEGGARVPCLMRWPGRIPAGRTISLIASTIDILPTLAEIVGAPLPPQPIDGVSLVPILAGDEKAVPRDHFFFYYGRELQAVRQGRWKLHFPHVYRSYRGVDPGQNGFPGPYAQGKTGLELYDLESDIGETTDVAASHPDVVKDLQALAEKARQELGDALTGRVGRGVRPPGQAGV